TTAAAATCAGTTAACAAATACTTATTAACGTGGAATGCCTGATAATAACCTGTATCAAACCTTACTAAAGTGGTAAATAGACGCACATCCGCATCAGTGATATCGTCCCCTAACAAAAATTTTTCCGTTGCTAACCGTTCATCCAAAACAGCTAATTCAGCAAATGCTTTGTTATACGCCGTTTCATACGCCACTTGTGAGCGGGCAAAACCGGCTTCATAGACGGCATTTCCGAGCTGATCATAGATTTCATCATTTAATTGATCAATTTGTTCACGTAAATTAATTGGATATAAATCAACTTTATTTGTCGCAATGTCCAAAAATTCAGTTTCCAAAATTCGCGGTAAATTTCGGCCATCATTATTCACAATTTCCCCCGATAAAATATCAATTAAAGCTGGCACTGTAGCTCGCCCGTTATATTCCGCATCGTTAGCAATGTATAGCTCACCCAGATAACTAACGTTTAAAACTGGATCAACGCCGTCAACATCATTACTAAACTGCCACCCCTCTTTTGTCCGAATTGGATTAACATATGTCACTTCAATATCATCATCCAAATCCAATAAATTTCGTACAATTGCAACTTGTTGAGCAAATGAATCTGACTTTGACAACACTAACCGATAGCGATTCCGTTCAATCGGCAGTTCCTGTGAACCCAAATGCTTAATAAATCGTGGCGCTTGCCGCTGAAAATTCCCAGCTTGATCAACTTCATGAATTCGTTCATTCGCCGCTAAGTTACTATCAATAATTTTCTTTTGCAGCGCATCAACTTCACGCTTGACCACCTTACCGGTTGAAAAATCAATCACACAAAACGCTGCTTCATTTAATCCGTCTAATTGTGCCAATTCTTTTTGAATTTCATTAACTGTCATTTTTATCGCTCCCTTAATTTGTATGCTTCCCCAATACCATTACCCGTTGAATTTTTTTATTTTTTTGGT
This is a stretch of genomic DNA from Periweissella cryptocerci. It encodes these proteins:
- a CDS encoding glutathione S-transferase C-terminal domain-containing protein translates to MTVNEIQKELAQLDGLNEAAFCVIDFSTGKVVKREVDALQKKIIDSNLAANERIHEVDQAGNFQRQAPRFIKHLGSQELPIERNRYRLVLSKSDSFAQQVAIVRNLLDLDDDIEVTYVNPIRTKEGWQFSNDVDGVDPVLNVSYLGELYIANDAEYNGRATVPALIDILSGEIVNNDGRNLPRILETEFLDIATNKVDLYPINLREQIDQLNDEIYDQLGNAVYEAGFARSQVAYETAYNKAFAELAVLDERLATEKFLLGDDITDADVRLFTTLVRFDTGYYQAFHVNKYLLTDFKNFWRYARDLYKIPAFRETTDFDDIKKGLQLGDFNDAENPYKLVAKGPSVVAWRE